Part of the Oerskovia paurometabola genome is shown below.
GCCTTGGGTCGGCCGGCGTCGACGATCTCGCGCGAGTTCGCCCGCAACGGCGGCCTCTCCGCCAACCGCGCGACGGTCGCGGAAGAGTGCGCTCAGGCGCAGGTCAAGCGATCGGCGACTCCGCGCCTCGCCCGCGACCAGAGTATTCGGGTTACGGTGCCCGCTCGGCTCGAGCTGGATTGGTCGCCACAGCAGATCGCGGCGTGGCTGCGGCGAGAGCATCCCGGCGAGCCGAGCATGTGGGTCTCGCACGAGACGATCTACCGCGCGGTGTACTTGCCGAGGTCACGGAATCTGCGACGGGATCAAGGCCAAGGACGTCAACACCGCCGTCGCCCGCGCTGTATTCAGCGTGCCACCGGGCAGGTGCAAGTCCCTGACCTGGGACCGCAGTCGCGAGATGGCCGACCACGCCTTCCTCAGCGCACTCATCGACGCACTTGCCTTCTTCTTCGACCCTCGCAGGCCTCGGCAGCGCGGCACGAACGAGAGCACCGACCGCCTCCTGTGCCATTACCTCCGAAGACGCGCCAACCTCGCAGCTACGACAGACGACAAGCTGGAGCGGATCCGGTTGCTTCTCCACGATCGTCCTCGCCGCGTTCTGGACTGGTGAGATCGCCGTTGTTTTGAGACGCGCCGCAGTGTGGAGATCGACGCAGGGGGAGTGCGGGCGCGGTGTGGAGCTAGCCCGCTCCACACCGCGCCTGCTCAGCTGGTCTAGCGCGACGGGATGAGGTTGGCCTGCTCGGCGTCGGCCCGGTTCCAGACTGCTGAGTCGCCCGCGAGAGTCTGGTCCACGATGAACTTGGTGAGGACCTTGAAGTCCTGCGCGCGGGAGCGCGTGGAGTAAGAGCCACCCGCCCTAGCCTCGATCACTCCGAGTGCGAACCAGCTGTCCGTCGGCTCGGCATACACCGGCAGCGACATCTGCTCGTCGAACGCCTTCCACGCCGTCACGATCTCGTCGGAGCTCTTGCCCTCCTTCAAGAGGTCGTGCCAGGCGGCCGCGAAGGCCCGCACCACCACGTTGGACGCGATGAGGTGCTGCTGGCGGAGCTCAGCGGGGCTCAGGTCGCCATCGATCACCTCATTCAGTGACGGGAACGCAGTGAGCAGCGCCTCCTCGAAAGCCTCATATTCCTTCACGAGGTTCTGGTCCTTGAGGGACTGAGCGACCACCCGCCCGACACGCCCATTGCCGACAGCCAGCGCCCGGATGATGTCGGCGACGTGCTTCGCCCCGAGCAGGTACGGCGACGTGCCGCCGACGCGGTCCTGCTCGAGGTCGACCCTGCCCTCGAGCAGGTCCGACGTCTCGAGCACGATGTTGAGCGCCCGGCCTACCGCCGTCCGGTCGTTGAAGCGGTCACGAACGGAGCCTGTGATGCCCTTCGCGTTGTCGTTGATGTCGACAAAGATGCGCCGGGCGGTCTCGATCGCGTCGGTGAGCACGATCTGTACGGATACACGCTCGGAGGCCAGTCGCTCCCGGACCGCGATTTCCTTGTCCAGGAGCTGCTGGTGGTGTTCGATGAGCGCGGGCTCCTCCTGCCGCTTGGCCGCCGCGACCGAAGCGCGAGCCTTCTCGATGCGGGAAATGAGGCGCTCCCACGCCAGGTGGAAGCCGAGCGTTCGGTGCTGGCCGTCGACGATCTGAATCTCGCCCTTCGCGTCCTTCGGGACGGCAAGGATGCCGAACTGCGTGGTCGCCGTGTTGATCACGTCGTACGGCTGAAACTCGAAGATGTCCGGGGAGCGCAAGAGCAGAGCGGGCGACACCCACTCCGGCTTGTCGAGCAGGTACTCCGCGAAGTCCTGCGCGTGCTTCAGGACGATCCTGCGCTGCGTCGAGTTGACGTCGAGAGGCTTGTCCGGATCGGGCTTCGGCAGGAACGTCACCAGCTCTCGGACCGAGAAGTCCACGGAGTAGACGGTCCGACCTCCCTGCGTGTACCGGGAGGCGAAGAAGCGCTCGTACGGGTCGTACCCGGTCGGAAGGATGAAGGCGTTGGTGGTCATCTAGGGCTCCTAGTTGAGTGGATCGACGGTTAAGGGTGTCGGCCGGACAACAAGAACCTTAGGGCCGGCTTTGCCGGCTTGTCAATGGATTAAGCGGCTTAAACATGGAACAAGTTCGACCGCCGGGTGTGAACGACGAGTGCACCTTCACGCTGCACAGGGTGATACACGCGCCGCTGCCAGTCGGCCATCGGGTCAGGGGATGACCCTCGTGCACCATCGAGAGTCCACGCCTGTTGCTAGGCACTCGGGGTCGGCGGTGATCTGACCCTGCAGGCGGACGACCTCAGCGTTCGCCGCTTCCAGCGCAGCGCCCGCGTTCTCCAGGTCCTGGCGGACCTGTACCAGCTCGCTCGTGGTGGCGCCGACGTTCGCGCGAAGGTCGCCGTTCTCCTGCTCGAGCTGCGAAATGTAGACGTTGGAGGACTGCCGGTAGCGGAAGTACTCGGCAATGCTCCAGACCGATCCGATCAGGGCCAGCATGAAGCAGGAGCCCATAACGAGGTTGAACTTGCTCAGCTTGCGGGCCTGCGGCATCAGGGTCCTCTGTGTCGTGCGCACGCGGGCGCGTGGCGGCGTGACTCTACCGCTCGGGCGCCCAGCACCCGGGCGGGCCCGCAGCGCGAGCATCCTCCACGCATGACAACACCGACTGCGTGGCAACGGCGCCGCGCTCCGCTCGCGACCCGCCGCCCTGGCACCCTGGATCGAGCACTACAGCACCCACCGCCGCCACCAAGTCCTCGGCGGACTACCCCCGATCGGCAGGCTGTAGCCAACCTCCTGGCCGGGTACAACTAGCGCGGCCCGGCGTGAACAGGTCTGGCCGGCGCCGTGTTCGAAGACTGACATGGTCTACGGCACCGTTCTGCGACGCGGTGACAACGGCGGAGTCTCGAACGTTTGTGCGAGCCGCGCTCCGCGGTATGGTTCTCCAATGACCGCAGAGCCCAACACCGTCGCCACTGAACGGACGTCCGTCGAACTCTTCGCAGGGGCCGGAGGGCTCGCTCAAGCCGTCCAACGCGCGGGGTTTCGGGCGTTGCTCTTCAACGAGTGGGATCGGCGGGCGGGGGAGACGCTCGAGGCGAACGGCGCGAAACCGCGGGTGGAGCTCGACCGAGTCCCCTCGCCTGGCGAGCCGACACCGCTCGTCGTGGGTGATGTTCGTGAGCTGGACATGCGGTACCTGCGCGCCGCCGACGTCGATGTTCTCGCCGGCGGGTGCCCGTGTCAGCCGTTCAGTCTCGGTGGCATCCACAAGGGCGTCGAGGATGAGCGGAACGGCTTCCCCCACATGTTCCGCGCTGCGCGCGAGGTGCGGCCGAAGGTGATGATGGTGGAGAACGTGCGTGGACTCTTGCGCGCATCGTTCCGCCCATACTTCGAGTACATCCAGCGCGAGCTTGCCCATCCGTTCGCGGTACGGGCTAACGACTCGACGTGGGAGCAGCATGACGCTACGCTCCGCGATCTAATCGCAGCGGGAGGCGGACCCTCCTCCGAACGGTATGACGTTGTTGTCACACCAGTGAACGCCGCCGACTATGGCGTCCCACAGGTTCGCAGCCGCGTCATCATGGTCGCCTTTCGGTCGGACCTCGGCGTCGACCTTGCGGCATTCCGCAAGGCGGTACGCCCGACACACTCGGAGACCGCATTGAACCAGTCGATTCGTGACGGCTCCTACTGGGAGCGACACCCCAACGTGCCCGCATTTGTTCGCGAGCGTGTCGTCGCAAGCCTCCCGGAGGCTGAGGTGGACGACGGGCTTCTGCCGTGGGCCACGCTTCGGGACGCGATCGAAGGGATCGATGGGCAGCCGACGCTCCCGCCCATCCCGACACAGTTCCTCGACCGCAAGGAACGCATGCTGGGTGGTGTTCGGGAACACATCGGCTGGCCGGGCGCGCGGATCTACAAGGGCCATACCCCGAACCTCCTTGACCGACCGGCGAAGACCGTCAAGGCGGGAGTTCACGGCGTGCCTGGCGGCGAATCGGTGATGCTGCTCGACGATGGCACCCATCGCTACATGAGCGTTCGCGAGACAGCGCGTGTCATGACTTTCCCCGACGATTGGATCCTCGAAGGCCCACGCGGGGAGCAGATGCGCCAGCTCGGAAACGCCGTGCCGGTCAAGCTAGGTGAGGCCGTCGCCCGTGCGGTTCGTGAGGTACTGGACCAGGCGGGAGCGTGACGTCCGAGGTGCCGCGGCTTGTCTCGCCGTGGCGAGAGGCCCGACCGGCCGACGAGGCGTGGAAAGGGGCCGAGGGTCGGTCGGCCCGAGCCGGGAG
Proteins encoded:
- a CDS encoding helix-turn-helix domain-containing protein — encoded protein: MAAGSSARAIAEALGRPASTISREFARNGGLSANRATVAEECAQAQVKRSATPRLARDQSIRVTVPARLELDWSPQQIAAWLRREHPGEPSMWVSHETIYRAVYLPRSRNLRRDQGQGRQHRRRPRCIQRATGQVQVPDLGPQSRDGRPRLPQRTHRRTCLLLRPSQASAARHEREHRPPPVPLPPKTRQPRSYDRRQAGADPVASPRSSSPRSGLVRSPLF
- a CDS encoding DNA sulfur modification protein DndB, with protein sequence MTTNAFILPTGYDPYERFFASRYTQGGRTVYSVDFSVRELVTFLPKPDPDKPLDVNSTQRRIVLKHAQDFAEYLLDKPEWVSPALLLRSPDIFEFQPYDVINTATTQFGILAVPKDAKGEIQIVDGQHRTLGFHLAWERLISRIEKARASVAAAKRQEEPALIEHHQQLLDKEIAVRERLASERVSVQIVLTDAIETARRIFVDINDNAKGITGSVRDRFNDRTAVGRALNIVLETSDLLEGRVDLEQDRVGGTSPYLLGAKHVADIIRALAVGNGRVGRVVAQSLKDQNLVKEYEAFEEALLTAFPSLNEVIDGDLSPAELRQQHLIASNVVVRAFAAAWHDLLKEGKSSDEIVTAWKAFDEQMSLPVYAEPTDSWFALGVIEARAGGSYSTRSRAQDFKVLTKFIVDQTLAGDSAVWNRADAEQANLIPSR
- a CDS encoding DNA cytosine methyltransferase, translating into MTAEPNTVATERTSVELFAGAGGLAQAVQRAGFRALLFNEWDRRAGETLEANGAKPRVELDRVPSPGEPTPLVVGDVRELDMRYLRAADVDVLAGGCPCQPFSLGGIHKGVEDERNGFPHMFRAAREVRPKVMMVENVRGLLRASFRPYFEYIQRELAHPFAVRANDSTWEQHDATLRDLIAAGGGPSSERYDVVVTPVNAADYGVPQVRSRVIMVAFRSDLGVDLAAFRKAVRPTHSETALNQSIRDGSYWERHPNVPAFVRERVVASLPEAEVDDGLLPWATLRDAIEGIDGQPTLPPIPTQFLDRKERMLGGVREHIGWPGARIYKGHTPNLLDRPAKTVKAGVHGVPGGESVMLLDDGTHRYMSVRETARVMTFPDDWILEGPRGEQMRQLGNAVPVKLGEAVARAVREVLDQAGA